TACAAGGCTGCGTCTAACACTGTTGTGCTGGGGATGCGCTGTCCGCCATTAAACAGGAAGCTGTTTTTGAGGGgcttaaaataaatactgaaaaataataataaaaggctgttttgggAATGTGCTACTAATGGACTTGTCTGACACCGACCCtgttattttggggctttttttgtgcctttatttgagagacaggacagtggatagtttTGGTAATTGGGGCTAGAGAGAGTGGAGCATGGCATGgggggaaaggagcctcaggtcggatttgaacctgagccTCCTGTTTCAAGgcctacagcctctgtacatggggtgcgtgaACTCGGCCATCGACGCCCCTCTGATGATCTTGTTTGCTTTCCCAGGTCATCCTGaagcatcagtattcatttcagtctgtttaataaccagattaaaaactcctcacaggagattTAAAGTTATTCTTTGACGTGATAAGTAGAGTTTAACTCATAAAATACATATACTTGGATTGAGAATATGCAGACATCACAACACATTAAAGCACCATCTTTCTTGACAGTAAATAACCCAACAATCATTTTCACTGTGTACATTTCTCAGGCAGACTGTTTACAGATGATTAGAGGACAGCAGGCACTATAGTTTCTGCAGGACCCTGATTTTAACACATGTATAAACCAATTCTGGCACCTCTCACACATCTCACATCTAATCCCTCTATTCTCTGCAGTGGTGCTCCAGTTTCATTCCCAGACTGAGACTATGTGCTCCAAAATCCCAGCAGACATGATAaagcaaaaaagacaaacatgctGGAGCAATAATGGTCTTTCCTAAACCAGCAGAGCAAATAAAAGAGGCCTGGCTCTGCTTTTTGCTGGCTTAAATTATAATTCTCTCTGCTACTACTGGGTGAAAAATCCTTGCTCCAGTGAGAATGGCAGGTGAACAGAGGGCCGAGGCTAATTCAGCTGAAATGTTACATGAAAAGATGAGATAAGAGAATCAAACAGCTCTCTAACTCCCCCTCATGGCAGAACAAAGCATTGACACCATGTTGGTCTGAACTTGTCTGTACTGTTGGAGGCAGCTTGTGTCAATATGGTTTCTAACAGCAGCTGTGCGtactgttttcatttgaaactATTTAATGTTCAACATCAGGACTTATTCAAGGACAAGGTTAAGAGTTGTGAATTTTGTAAAAAAGTGAAGTGTTGAGCTAAACAACCAAAGTATCATACAGTTTTATAGCCTATAGAAGATACAAATAGACTTTATATCCATGCACAGAGTTTTAACTACCGGTTTGTCTCAAGTGGAGCTGTCCTGAGGCAAACATTGAAAAAACGTACATAAAGAACAATTCCTGCGTATGATTGTGTGAAACTCTGCTAGGAAAGTCAAAAAGAGGAAGCGACTACAGCTGACTAACACAACTTAAATAATCAACCGTTCTGAAATGGTGTTACGAAACCACAAACATGATAACATTTCATGGAAACTGATTCACCCGATCAGAAGTGGCAAAACTCCACTCAGAGTTACAGGTTGAGGCAGGCAGCTGTGAGTAACTGGCAGAGAGGAATCTGTGCTCTTTAACTGCTGCATTGTTGGCAGGCTGAGCACATTGAAGTGGAATTCAAGTATGCAGTCTGGGTGTGGATAGTTAGTATGTTTTGGTATCAATGAGTGGccttgtttctgtgtgtgctggaGGTTTTTTGCGTTTGTGCTTGGAAGGGTGGGAGGAAGACAgccaagagaaaataaaaaaagttctcACCTGTGTGGTCCAAAGCTGCAGGAGGAAAGCtctgttttgcatttctgcatcgATTCCCTCCTCTTGCAGGAAGTGCTGGTAGCTCTGCTGCCAGGAGCTTGAATCCAGCCTGAAGCTTTCCCCCTTCGGAGAGAGAAGCTCCCACAGTCGCTCCCGGGACAAGGcggctgtttttctttcccctgTTAGGCGTCAAGTCATAAGTTACTCTGATGTATACATATGGTGAATAAAGTGGGAATTTCCTGGCACAaattcaccaactaccaaggtgcacgaagagtgaaaggcttgacaAAGTGAAAAATCTCCAGCAACACAGGTTgacatgaccctgatgaaggccacaagccaaaACTTGTCTCTCTAAttagttaataaagttgatcttcataatACAGGTATTGATGGAGCTTTCTGACCTGCATACATATTTTATACACAGCCTGGAATTACAGATTTGGGAATGTGTGACAAACAAGAGCAGTACAAAAATGCAGATACAGTATCTGTTGAATGTGCAAGTTAACCTGAAGCCAATTTCTTACACATTATCTTAGCGAGGGGTTTAAGGAGGGCACTAGAAGCTTTTGTTAATTGTTATGAATACCATGTAATATCCAGCTCTTCAAAATATAAGGCTTCTTGGCAGTGCATACAACCTCAAAAAAATGTCTATTTGCAGATGTGATGTGACACATGACAAGGGAGTTGAATACTTATGCAAGACATTAGATAAAAAGTCAGCGAGGAATTTGAAAGTGAAGGAATTTTATGAATTTTGTGCCGCTTACCTCGGTTAAGTGAGCAACGAGCCAGTTTTGTTAGAAGATCATCAAACTTGCGAAACTCTTCATAGACTGCAGGAGCGTCGTCTATCCTCTCGAACAAGGTCAAATACCCAGCCCTGAGAACGGCAATAAAGTTAATTAAGAGTCTGCCTGTCTGGCCCTAATGATCATACAAACACTAACAACCTCTGATTTACAGTCAAATGTACGGTTAAATGGTATGTGATACCTGAAGAGTAGACTATAACAAAGGCTAAAGAGTCCGTTCTGCGTCCACTTTGAAGGTTGGCAATCTGTCTGGTCACTCAACAGAAGCTTCTGAAGGTGTGCCTTCATGGAACTGCTTAGCTTGGAGAGGCTGGGACCTTGAAAATGCCTGCGGGAATAAGACACAATTACATTTAGATATGCAACTCCCTTAGATCCAGATTTGTATCTTCTAATTTCCTGAAGCATAAAGGTTATGTTAAAAAAGATGTACTCATTACTGTTCCATCCATTTCCTCTCCGCTGTAGGTTTGATGCTCGGCAGCTGAAGACAAAAGATCCTTTGTAAGAGCTGCTTTTTGCTGCGGGCAAAGTCCAAGCAGACGGTGTCATTCAGCACCTCATCGAAAGAGTTTGGGTCCAACAGCACTGTCACGTAATGACCAGCAACACGGACCTGTGAGGCAACATTTTATTCGTTGACATATTTCTTGTATCAAGATGTTGCAACTCTTGTTCTGTTATTCTTACCTTTTCTATTCTGGATTTTATATTTAGAGCTGGTTTTGgtcaaaaatataaacaaacagtaaaaacaacacattttctgaataattcaaatgaaaaggaCGATTGTCTGTTTGCTACCACCACATTTTCACCATGGCACCTTTTATAAATTAATGTTTGGTTTCTGTCATTCAAAAACGTGATTTACATGCCAGACTAAACATCTTGATAACAGATCAGAGTACAGCCTTCTTCCTACTGTATAAAAACACTATCTTTTAACCATTTACTTATCAATCTTTTgtctaattcacaaaaaaaatgcttattttaaaaatcactatCTTATTTAAATAGCGGGTTtggaaagtaaacaaaaaaaaatctacatcaGACTCTTGATTCTAACTTACTGTGAAGATGTCCCCATGTTTGTCCTTCATCCGGGCCAAAAACTTTGCAGCATTTTTTCCAAACTCGAGAGCGTGGCCGAGCCATGGGATAACACCTTTGTCCAACGGTGGCTCATTCGTCTGTCTGCTTGTAGAAGGAAATACGTTAAAATTGCAAAAATGTGAAAGAGTTGCTTTATCTATTGTTCATTCTTCAATCTCAACCAACAGGTTTGCAGTTAGCATGAAGTTATGTCACAAGAGAGTTTCAGTTGTTTGGGTGAAAAGTCATGCAGCACTTCTGCTATCAAATAAGCCACAAGGAGAAACTGAGTGTTTTTTCTCACAAAACTAAAGGCATTGAGACATCCAAATTGTATGAGTCTTTTTGTATCAATATTTAATGAGATGTCTGTCATAACTACTAGAATAAAGGTGTAtctttgttttgattatatATTGTTATAACATGAAAAGCTCTTTTCAATAACAGTATAACATTTGTAAAAACTTTTTGACAGATTGATTGACTGAAACtattaaaatgtatgaaatgcATTGATAAACAACTTTACCTCGTACGACTGGAGTAAATGTAAACCAGTATTAGGAATCCATTAAATAGCAGTAGTAATATTGTCCATAGCATGTTTCGTCCGATACTTGTTCTGTCCCGCAGATGATTTACTCCATAGCTGCCGGCAACGCTCTTTTATTGCAAAGCCCAGCTCTTCTGTGACTTCTCTTTGGAGGCGTGGAAAGGTGGGGTTTGGTACACAAAGTGTTACACAACATTGTACAGTAGATCATATCAGACAGcacaaaaaaacttaaataagtcttaaataagaaacagaaaatgatatCATCTTGACACTTAGCTATTTCCACTATCAAGAGCTGTTCACATTATCTTGTCTGTATGTAAACACTTTGCACAAAATCTGTCTTCTGTGCTTCAAACAGTGCAATTAAAGCCACACAGCACATTTCCtagcagtgacatcatcaaggTAAAAGTCACATGTTTCATTCAGTAAGGGGTGACTTCAGGGCAAGATAGCATCATGATGGGTGTCATACCTAAAGTTAATACCATTCACTGATGTGAAATTGTTCAATGACAATGAATTTCCCTTAAACATTGTGAAATGTCTCTCATAGCATCTAATCAGTTTCAAGTATCTGCTGATGATGACCCTCTCTGTCACACTGAAACCGATGATTCATTTGATAAACTGTGATGTAAAGAAAAGAGCTGTCATTAGTATTAGTGTCTGCATGGGTTATACTGTGAATTTGGTATTTTTGTAGCAGTGACTGTATGATTAACCTGTGGTCATATTTACTCAAATAAGCAtaaacagtaataataataataataataagataagataagataagataagataagataagataagataagataagatatactttattcatcccagcagggaaatttaggtgttccagtagccagcatacatacaaacacacaacacaacacatatatacatacatatcccacccatacaaaaaaacatgagcccacaatacagtttgatatttgATATATGCAAcgcaggctaaagtttaaaagtttaaatgtcttctctCCTTACTTAAAGGGTGAGTCTGTTTAATAATAAACAGTTATACAGCCAATTTAATTCATgtgaattattataaatgagCTGCTGTTTAGTGAAACACTGTTAGCTGCAGTACACTGGATGTGACAGCAGGGGGTAGTAATGCACTTGTTGATGGCTCAGTCTACAGGAGACGGTTCACAAGAGGACGCAAAGTGGGGTAAATGTTTGATCAAAATCACACACCTCAGCAGACCCTAAAGAAACTGCTCAACTTGAAATGACAATGACtttgacagataaaaaaaaaaagcggacAACATTTAAGAACATAAAGTTGAACAAGGATATTTATCTTTACGGTCTATTTTAAGTGACTACTAGAcggacattattttttttagtaaactAGAGAGTGACAGAAACACAGGCACGTTTGATGATAACGACTTAACGAAATTACTTCAGGGACGTTAAATGCACAAATGAAGAGATGTCGACACAGTCATCATCACTAGCAGCTAGTCTGCAGCTAGCTTACATTACTTGTGCACCTCTCTATTTTACCTGACCAGCAACAACAGCCCGGAACATCGGTTCCTGCGGGAAACATATAAACGTAACCCTTACGCATACCCATACACTGAAGTGTCCACaccttattttattatttttattttatttgttcatttgacatcgacatacagtaacattggtgctgtaacatttagcCTAACCATGCACAAGTCCCAGAGTCACTGCTCTGGGTGTTTATAGCTAAATTAATTTGCAACAACTGTCTACGGGAGGCtttgagaaataaaagatagaaataaataaaaataaaaaagaggaaaaaaaaatctcttttaaatACAGTGCAGTTGTGAATGCAAAAATGGATGAaatacaattacaaaaaaatattatgtAAACCAGAAATATCactgatcatttttaaaacttctGAATGCTGATTACCAATTTCAAATTTTCTTTACAAATGTcaccttaaataaaaaaacatttacagcagaCAGGGGTTATAACACTGATCacataaccttttttttcataattaaatGTGGGTGTTATGTTTCCTTTATTTGACAGGATATTTTTGAGAGAGATGAATTGTGGTGTGGGAGAGTGAGGGGGTAATGACCAGATAAACTGAAAATAacaggggaatgacatgctacAAACAGCATCAGTTCAGAGTCCAATCTGTCACTAGTGCGATAAGATTTCAGCCTCTGTACTGAGGCACCTGCTTTATCAACTGAGCTAAACTAGAACGTCCTTATGATCTTGTACAGACTCAGGCAGACCCTGACATCTTCCCAACACAATAACACAGCCCAATACACAATGAGATCTTCATCCAATTCTTAAAAGTCTTATCTTATCGAAAAACCCAACACTAAATAATCTCACAATAGACATACAATGTATACAAACAATATAAATACCTTCCTCATATAAATAGCTAGTGACTTAAACTATAAGAGCAAATATTATACAATTACCATGACTTATCACTGATTAGGATCTGTTTTTATAATGTTAATGATTTTGATACAACGACCACTATAAAACTGATCATTTTATCAGTCATCTAAACATACCGTGTGTTAGATTAGTTGCTCTGAATTTCaacaaagaggaaggaaagCAGCAAGTGTTTTTAGGTTTTATGGAGAGATACAATCAAATCGCTTTCTCACAGCATTTTATCAGGAACTGAAAACAGTTTATCTGGCAAAAATCAGATGTTAACCAAACGGAAACATCCCCGTAAAGTAAATGAGGTTAGATAAAACATAACCACTATAACTCTGGGACGATTCGTCTTTGCttgcattttaaaatggcaTCGTGAACATCAGGCATAAACCAGAATAACTCCAGCATACAGGCTGCTGTAATTTGAACATTTACACAGAAAAGTATCGTTCTGCCTCCTGTAGGAAACCTAATCTTTTCTAGGTGGACCCTGTGATAATCATTCCTCTCGTTAAGGCACATAAGTGGATGGTGTTAAACTTTCCATTGCCTGGTTAGACACAGctttttcaaattattttcaagCCCACCCCAATTTTTATCAGGCTCAGTGCAGCCAAGATTTGGTGAGTAACATTTGCTGAGGAAATTAGAGTTTGAAGTGGAGATTGCGTGGTGGTGAGAAGTGAATAGTTCTCCTGCAGATTTCTCCTGGGCTCTCTCCCAGCTCTGACAGTTCCCACAGGCTGACAGTAGCCCACAGATTTCCTGAAAATTGGGTGCAAAGGCGGACTAGGATCTCTCGACACTGTTCAAAATGCAATCTTCTCTCAGGCAGGCTCAACTATCCCTGTCCTATACACCAGTTTGCTTTTCTTTGAGGCACGGCCACAGCTTGGGAAGTCGAAGGATCAAAGTGTAGTGCACAGTTTCACTGTGAATTCACAGgaagatttattttatctttttgtcagaaaactCTGCTGAGATGAACAGCAACGAGAGGGAAAAGAGCAGATCATTGACATGCAGTCAACTCTGATTTTCTCTGGGAAGAAGCTCCTACCTCTTTTTCTAAAGGGGGAGTGCTGCAGTGGTAACACATGTCATCTGTAACACCTCTCTCTGTAACAAGTGTCTATAATGTCAGCTAGTGGTCACATCCACACCCGAGAATAATCAAGTAACAATCAAGTTATTTTAAAGGgcaaattgttgtttttgtgtataattttttgaatttttattctgaaagttgAAGCTTTAAGTCTATAAGTCAAATGTGAGTAACCTGATAGTCTTTCTATCAACgattcatatttaatcttttctttttcatgtaaaTGGCTAACATCTTTCAGCTCTCTGTCAGCTGGattctttcatctttttactCCAAGTAAGATGTTTTAATACTTATAGGCCTACAtcgtcctttttttatttttatgtttatatgatttgttttttagatGTGCCACATAGAGACTCTTGAACAAATGTTCCAGCATCGGATTTCTCCCAAAATCGTTTATTCCTTACAGCATGAAGATGACAGTATTTCACCTATTTCAGTGTTGTTTCTCAAAAACTAGCCTATGTTATCAATGTACAAAAACAAGCTCAACGCTttactttgaataaaaaaaggaaaattgtgTCAAGTTacccactctgtgtgtgtgtgtgtgtgtgtgtgtgtgtgtgtgtgtgtgtgtgtgtgtgtgtgtgtgtgtgtgtgtgtgtgtgcagtaaacatgttaatgttgtTGTCCTGGAAACAATCAAATCTTCATCACTAAACTGTTCATGCATCCTTTCAGGGTTGGACGGTACTTTAACCGCTTTTACTGGCACAGGTCTGCACATCAGTTCACTGAGACAAACCTGAAATCATCCTTGAGGATAAAACTGGTGAAGAAataaaggagggagggggttgGGGGAGGAGTCTCACATTGACTTTCACGTCCATTCAGCCTTTTCTGCAGCAGCATTGAacttgcagagagagagggagggagggagagagagagagagagatagagagagagatagatagagagagagagagtaaaaaaggCAGACTGGACAGTATTGTGCAGAAGGGACTCTATGTTATGAGGCTGCCATGAAATGAACATCAAACGTGAATTGTTTTCCGATCCACTGAAGAGCGCTGCTGAAGAGGAGTGGTCAGGAAGGAAGATTATCATTATGCACTTTTAGATCAACGTCGCCTCCAACGCAGCAAGGCAACCTCGCAGAGCCTCAAGTGCGTTTAATCCACGAAGAGGAAGAAGTTGAGTCAGGCGGGCAATGATTCGCATCTGATTGTTGCTCAACTACTCCGGAGAGGACTGCAGACGGGCAAATCGCTGCATTGTGGCAACGGAGACGCTGATTGCTGCTCGAGGATTGCACAATCCCATTCTCCTCAACATGTCATCTCAGGCGAAAGTCAAGAAGGACAAAGAGATTATTGCCGAATATGAGACCCAAGTGAAAGGTTGGTAACGTGCAGGCCTGATCGTAttgttattctgtgtgtgtatgtgtgtgtgtgtgtgtgtgtgtgtgtgtgtgtgtgtgtgtgtgtgtgaaggcacTATTGCGTAACTTCAAGCTTTGTATGGCTTTCAAGTGTGCAGTGCTGTAGCTGTAGGGTGGGACAGATTTGTACAGTTATAGATGTCAgtcgtttattttttttttcagcatatCTACTGGGGAATGTCAACAAAAATGAATCTAATTTTAACAGGGATGCGTCTATTTCTTGAATTCTGTCATACAACAATGAAGACACAACTTGGTTGAACCTGTTTTGCACAAGATGACTGTGAGATCCACAACATGCCTAGCCCTTCATGTGTGGCCATGTAAGCCAATGGTGCTTGATCATTAGTTTCAAAGTGCATCTGGTGTTTCTGTCAGATTGTTTCATGCTGCACACCCTACAAGGGAATGCACCAGTTCACCTTGGATAAGCTTTCTAATAGACTGGAGGTCATGCACCTCAAGTACTCATGCGGATGATTTGGAGACATCTGGGTACACTGCAGAACATCTTCCTAAATGACAGGTCAAAATTTACATTTGTATTGTGTGGATCAACACCATTTTACAGGACACTATTGGAAGAGCACGTATATGAGACTCCAGGACAAAGTGTAGTATCAAGGGGGGAGAGGAAATGCTCAAGAAGATCACACTGCAAACAGTTCATAAAGTCCATACATAATGTATGCTGTCTGTATGAATTATGAAGCATGAAAGGATTTTACTGTCTACCGCTAAAGATGTGACTGGATAAACCACCCAGAGAGAGAAGCAAGTGAGGAACACTGACAACAGATTGGAACAGACATTGCAGGATGTATATAGGTGGCTTGTCTTCTCAGCTTTTAAGATGACTTCCAGCAGTGTCAACTCTAACACGTTATGCATCACCTTCTCATGGTTGTGGTTTTGCTCATGTGTCAGGTTTTATTCACAGAGACAGCAAGACCGTACTTGCTTTCCTCTTGAATATGTTACCATTTTAGACCAGGATAAATGCAGAAGTCACACGAGTATTTAAAGTAAAGTATAACTCAGATTATAGTGAGGGTGTGAAACCAGCTCCTGCTTTGAGCTCACTTTGTTTCAAATCAACTAACGTGACTATAGAGTATGAACACCCAGACAAATCAAGTGGAccatggaaaagaaaacatcaaactgaaCTTAGGGTGTGTGTTGGGTTGCAGCTAATACTTCAAacatggatgatgatggatCAATCTCAAGTTGTCTGTGTGGTCCTCTAGCTGCAGTTTCTACACTTTAGTAAGTGTAGGCTAGGTTTTATTAAATGAATGCCATAGCATGTGGTAATTGAAACACATGATTTAAGGGATTAAAGGGATTAAGTACATATTAAATGCTTCTCTAGGCCTAAAAAGCTAATTTGATGTATGCTAGGCCTACAGCCTACAGTGACATTTTTCGGCCATTCACATAATTTAGATTATTTGATCAATATCAACAATTTACGTCTGATAAAAACACGAGGTCATCTTCATTCTCATATCTATTGACTCATATGAAGATACATTAACCtgacagttagcttagctaagaaaaacatacaaacaggagTAACATACAGTAAGCTAGCACTTTGCCAAGTACAGTAAATTTCCTTTTGTTGAAAAGAAGCTGACCAGATGTAAAAGTTGTCTAAACAATTTTTGTCTCTACCATTTTTTTGTAGACTAAACAaacagactcaaagctgatcgcttgcacttactgacattgtttcctcttttctagatacTTGCTTGTGTTACTTACTcgctgatgtacatcgctttggacaaaagtgtctgctaagtgaattgtagatatTGTAGCACTACTGGGAAGCTTACTAGCTagcttacattttgaaaaatgctcGCTAGCTGCTTCCCCACTTTTCCCAATCTTTACGCTAAGCTAAGTGGTTTATGGTTATAGCCTCACATTGAGTAGGCTATACAGATATGAGAGTACTATAAATCCCctcttcaattattttttttaaaattatttttgctAAACTTGTTTCACGCTTTCATTTCCCCCGACTCATTGAGATTTTAAAGCAGTTGTGTTTCATGCAGGCTTACATATCTAACTTGGTATTGCTTATCCTGTGTATTATTTCCGTGGTAGTTTTAGATATAACTCTATAAAGTAAATCTTGTTTTCTCAACATTTAAACTggataatacttttttttgtattctcttGTAATGGTTAAATTCTATTTTCATGTCTACAGCAATCATGAAATCCAAGTTAAACTGCCTGTCTATATCCACCTTCCTTCCTGTATGCATAGTTGTCCACAATCTAAAGCTAGTAAGCAAGTAGTCCAGTAATGGCGGGGAAAGGTAGTTTGGTAAGGTAGGTCATCTGAACCTGTTCTTCTCTCCAATTGTCTTTTGTTTACTTGTCCTTCAGTATGGTAAGGAAGTGCACATTCATGGGAGTGGCTTTAACAAGTTTTTGTTCCAAATGTTTCGAAATCTAGCTTATTCTTGCTTAGTTCTCCAAAGCTTCCTCGTCCTTGTCCACATTTAAAACGTGTGTGCACTTATGCTGTTACGTGCATAGGGGAGCCCCCTGCATTGAAATATGCTATGTTGTTAATTTTAAATGACATTATTGTCCCCGCCCTGTACAGAATGTTTGAATGTATGCCAAATCAATGAGAGGTGCATAGGAGCAATATTAGTGTTGACGCCGCCATGCTCATCCATGCATTTAagtaaatattcaaacattttatcaATAATGTTCCTTTTAGCTACTTAATAGAGACATTACTGCTTATGTACATGTATAAAGAGGAAATTACCAAAGCTTGTCAGCATGTGTGTGGTATGAATGGTATGATTAGCATTTAGCCGACTGAGGTGTGATTTACTTTCTCCTTGTCTgtctatttatttgtttgactCTTTCactgtctcactcttcctctctctctctctctccctctctctctctgtccacacTGACTTTGTGGCTGGTAGAGAGCCATCAGAGCTCCGTCTCTTGTCTCAGTTTCAGGAAAAGCTTTTAAGCTGACATCTAAAGCTCATTTGCAAACTGGGCTTAGATCAGTTCGAAGTTGTGGGAGCTTTACTCTGACACTGACACTGGCCACCAATAAAGCTGAATGCTGACTGTACAGCAGTTCAGTCAGGCATGGACTTAATACACTGTGTGTTATATTTCAACAAGACATATTTTAGCAAACAGCCGGGTCTCAGTCACGTTTAAGCAATGCTTGTTATGTATTTTGATCTTAAAGCTTTACATGTTGGGGCCTGTATTTGCAATAATTGTCACATGGCTTTCCTGATTCATTGATGACTAAATAATCAATCACAAGCAGCAGGAGATACTGCTTTGTGTTTTAACAGTCATCACTGAGTCACTATCATTAGATGAAATACTTGTATTGTTTGAAACTAAAACACCATTTGCCCTCCTCAGCAGCACCTCatgctgttttctttatttcagtgGAAAAATGTCATTCGAGTGAGTGTAGAAAATAAGTATGAAGTATCTCTACACTTACTGATCCCTAAACCAAAACACGAGGAAATGAGGGGATACCCTTCATGATGCATTATATTGTGCTCGTAGCTGGAGGCAACATTATCTCTAATGCCAAGTGATCTGTTTGAAGTCCAGCTGTTTTAGTCATGTGCACAAATTGCTTTAATAGAGTATGCTGTAGACAGTTATTCATAAGATTTGTGTTTCCGATAAGGAAACATGTAGCCATGTGGAACTAAACCATAAATGGCTACCAGATATTGGATAACAGATAATGGTGTCTGATCtgaatttcaataaaaaaaaaaatcctgtgagAATTTGAACACTTTGTAACATCTTTAATGACTC
The Labrus mixtus chromosome 7, fLabMix1.1, whole genome shotgun sequence DNA segment above includes these coding regions:
- the ptgis gene encoding prostacyclin synthase isoform X1, with protein sequence MLWTILLLLFNGFLILVYIYSSRTRQTNEPPLDKGVIPWLGHALEFGKNAAKFLARMKDKHGDIFTVRVAGHYVTVLLDPNSFDEVLNDTVCLDFARSKKQLLQRIFCLQLPSIKPTAERKWMEQHFQGPSLSKLSSSMKAHLQKLLLSDQTDCQPSKWTQNGLFSLCYSLLFRAGYLTLFERIDDAPAVYEEFRKFDDLLTKLARCSLNRGERKTAALSRERLWELLSPKGESFRLDSSSWQQSYQHFLQEEGIDAEMQNRAFLLQLWTTQCNTGPAAFWLLGFLLTNPEAMEAVKSEIRDLTLQHPLIHPLEAHSTPVFDSVLSETLRLTAAVMISREVVQDKSLRKANGQEYHLRQGDKICLFPFLSPQNDAEIHLQPQIFKYDRFLNEDMTVKDTFYKEGKRLKYITMPWGAGTNVCVGKEFAVTTIKQFVFLFLTHLDLELCNPEDKLPPVNTSRYGFGMLQPDGDLQIRYRLKKTQPEM
- the ptgis gene encoding prostacyclin synthase isoform X2; the encoded protein is MLWTILLLLFNGFLILVYIYSSRTRQTNEPPLDKGVIPWLGHALEFGKNAAKFLARMKDKHGDIFTVRVAGHYVTVLLDPNSFDEVLNDTVCLDFARSKKQLLQRIFCLQLPSIKPTAERKWMEQHFQGPSLSKLSSSMKAHLQKLLLSDQTDCQPSKWTQNGLFSLCYSLLFRAGYLTLFERIDDAPAVYEEFRKFDDLLTKLARCSLNRGERKTAALSRERLWELLSPKGESFRLDSSSWQQSYQHFLQEEGIDAEMQNRAFLLQLWTTQCNTGPAAFWLLGFLLTNPEAMEAVKSEIRDLTLQHPLIHPLEAHSTPVFGSVLSETLRLTAAVMISREVVQDKSLRKANGQEYHLRQGDKICLFPFLSPQNDAEIHLQPQIFKYDRFLNEDMTVKDTFYKEGKRLKYITMPWGAGTNVCVGKEFAVTTIKQFVFLFLTHLDLELCNPEDKLPPVNTSRYGFGMLQPDGDLQIRYRLKKTQPEM